The genome window AACACGTCGTCGTGCCAAGCAAATGGCGCGCGGTACGCAAATGCACCAATGCCTCTCCGTACAGGTGCTCGGCGTCTTCCCAACGCCCTTGTCTGTGGGCGATTTCACCCAGTGTGTGCTGCACTTTTCCAACCCCAAGCTCATCGTTCGCGTTCTTGTAGGCTACAAGCGCTTCTTCCGCCAGCGATGTGGCTGTGTTGTAGTCGTCCTGCATGGCTGCGAAGGCGGCGGCCTGGCGCGTAAGCTCCGGCGAACCCCGCGTCGACACTTTACGAGCGCGCTCCAACCATAGGCGCGCTTCCGTAAACCAGCTCCGCGCACGCCAATACGATGTCATGGCCAAAATGAAGGCGCTCGCTCCAGATTGGGGCGCGCTTGGTCGAAGCGACCAATCCAGGGCCGCACGTACGTTGTCAATGTCGGCCGCAATCCGCGCAAACCGATCGTCGGCGACCCCTCCAGCGTCGCCCGCGACGTTCGAGAAATAGTCGCAATGCCGCTGCTCGAGATGTCCCGCCTCAAACTGCGTGTCACAATGTCCGGCTGCATACTCTCGCGTTGGGTCGGAAAAACGATAACGCGGCTCACCGTCACCACCCGGCGTTTCGTGCAACAGCGACTTGTCGAGCAGCGATTCTAAGGTATCGTCGGCGTCAGCATCGAGGACATACGCTAGAGCGGCGACGGTGCAGCCTCCCCGAAAGACCGACATTGCGAGGAACGCCCGTTTTTCGTCATCATTGAGGAGCTCGAAACTCCAGTCAATAGCTTTTGCCAGCGTGCGATGGCGCTCGACGACGGTCGGATCTCTGTTGACCAATAGATGCGCATCGAGCCGCTCCGCAAGGCGCCGCAGTGGGATCGTCGCTGTTCGCGATGCGGCGATCTCGATCGCGAGCGGAATCCCATCGAGGCGCCGGCAGATCGAAACGATCGCCTCAACGTCGCCCGGCGCGCCGGCAACGGCGCCACCGCTCGCCCGTGCCCGCTCGAGAAAGAGCTTGCAGCCGTCACTCGTTTCGAGCTCCGATGCGTCGATGCGATCCGGCAACGACAGCGCGGCTAATCGCTCGACCCTTTCGCCGGTTAGGTGCAGCGGCTCGCGGCTCGTCACAAGAACCATCAGAGCGTTGCAACGCAACGCTAACGCTTTAACCATAGCAGCCACGTCGTTCAAAAGATGCTCGGAGTTATCGACGATGAGCAAAACGCTTTGCTCACCGATAAAGCGGGCGATAGTATCGATAGGAGCCTCGGCTGCATTCTCGCGAAGCCCGAGCGCGGCGACCACGACGTGCTGCAACAATGCGGCATTGGTTACACTCGCGAGCTCGATGAGGAAGACGCCGCCGGGGAATCGGTGCACGTTCTCGGATCCGAACTGCACTGCCAGGCGGGTCTTGCCAATTCCGCCGGGCCCGGCGACCGTGACGACGCGCGATTGCGTAAATGCCGTCCTCAAACGTTCCAGTTCTGCGCGCCGGCCCACGAAGGATGACAGTTGCGTGGGCAGATTATTCGGATGTTCGTCGAGGGTCCGTAAGGGCGGAAAAGATACAGATAAGCCTGCTGCGACGACTTGAAAGACGCGCTCTGGATATTCGAGATCTTTCAAACGTTTAACGCCGAGATCCCGAAATACAATCCCATCCGGCGGAGCGCCGATCACGGCGACCGTAGCACTGGACGCAAGAATTTGCCCGCCGTGGCCGCTCGACATCACTCGCGCCGTACGATTGAGTGCAGGACCGACGAAGTCGGTTTCGCTGCGAATCGCCGCGCCGGTGTTCAGACCGATTCGCACGCGTATCGGCCCGATGCTTTCGGGCCACGATTGTCGCGCGAGCTCCAACTGCGCTTCGACCGCAGCGTGTACGGCATCGGCAGCATCCTCGAACGCGCAGCAAAAGGCGTCGCCCATCGTTTTAAACGTTCGACCGTGCCATTTTTCCACTGCAGCTTTAAGCACTCGGTCGTGCAGCTCCAGGGAAGCATCCATGCCCGCTAGGTCAAGCTCCCACATCCGGCTGCTGCCTTCGATGTCGCTAAAAAGAAACGTGACCGTTACTGACTCGGTCATCGCGATTTGCCCGAAATCGAGCCCGAGAGCATAGCACGGGGCTTTTATACCTCGCTTCGCTTACCTGCGCGCTCCATACTTATTGGGCCTAAAGGCCTATTAGGCAGCGAAGAACGTTCGAAGGTTGGGGTTTCGCAATCCATGAACGAGTCGGGTCACCATGTACCGGTTTCAACCATGAAAAACGCGATAAACAAGCCGCCCGCGCGCGTCGCTTGGATGCGCATGATGAACGACGCCTTCGAAAGCGGGCGCGATTCCGAAGCAGTAGAAACGTTCGACGCGCACGTTCGCCGTGGCCAGGTTCCGCCGAACGTCGCGATCGTTCGCGCGCAAATCGCGTTGCGCACGCCAGGCCAATCGCAGAAGGCACTTCCGCTGCTCAAATCGATGCAAGCAGCGTCGAACGGCAGTGATTATGTTTGGCAGCAAATGCTGTTAGGCGAGGCGCACGCCGTGTCGGGCGATTACGTCGCAGCCGATGACCGGCTGCAGCGCGCGATGCAGACCGCAACGCACAAGGGTGACGCAGAATTGATCGCTGCGGTTGGATCCCGCATCGGTGGACGCTTCGTTTTGCAATCCGATCCGCAGCGTGCGCGCGAAGGCCTCGCGCTCGCCAAAGCCGGCCGTAGTACCGAAAGCAAACTCGCTGCACAACTCCTCGAAAGTCGCATATTAGAGTCGGAGTCGCGCACGCACGAACAGGCGCGCGTCCTGATACGACTGCTGGCGTCCATCGATCCGCGTTCGGAAAAGCACATGGTGCCGCGGGTGGCGGCGACCTATTCGCTGGCCGTATGCTCGCGCGAGAGTCACATACCCGATGCGGTTCGTTCGATCGAACGCCAGCTATCCGGAACCCCCTGGCCCGAGGACCTTTCCGGCCGCCGATTTATGGCTGCTCGTTCCCTGGCCTGGACCAGTGCGCTGGACGGCGACTACTTTAATGCGTTTCGCTATTTGCGCGAGCGCGCCGACGACGCACCCAACGACGCATGGCGCACGGTTGCGTATTGCGATCGCGCGTATCTTGCGCGAGCCCGCAACGAGCTGACGTGGTTTGCCCAGGAACTCTTCGAAGCGCAGCGGATCGCTGAATCCGTCGATTGGGACGCATTTGACGACGAGAGTACGCTCGCGTTACTGCTGCTCGCGGAGCTGACGGCCCCCATGGACGCGGCGCGTGCGGCGAAATATCTCAATCGATTCCAGCGCATAAAAGACGACCCGTCCCGCGTTCCGTTCTACCATCGCGAACGCCGCTTTCACGCGCTGCTCGATTACGTCAGCGGCGTCGTCGATCTGCATCACGGTGAGCGTAAGCGTGCCGCGAGCCACTTCGAGGGCGCGCGCGCAGTGTATCGAACGATTGCCTTCGAATGGCGAGCCGCACGATGCGATCTTCGGTTGTTCGACGCGACGCGAAAGACGGCGTTTCTTCAGGAAGCCCATCAGTGGCTTGGGAACTATCCCAAGAGCTGGCTGGCCGAAGAGTGGCGCGACCGTTTTACCAGCTCGCGACGGGGTTCCGGTCTGACGCCGATGCGCGACCGGACGTTCCGACTGCTGTGCGAAGGCAAGAGCAACTTAGAAATCGCTCAAGAACTCGATTTGAGCGTGGCCACCGTGGCCAATCATGCCAAGGCCGTGCTCAAGTTCTTTGGGGTCAGCAGCCGCCACGCGCTGCTGGCAGAAGCGAGACGCAGAAGGCTGACCTAACATGACGGCGGCCGCATGTGCGAAGCCGATCGTCGCGGGCCTGTTGGCGTTGGTTGCGTGCATCGCGCCGGCGAACGCGCTGCCGGGACAGACGCTGCCACAGTTCCAGGCATGGGCATCGACGCGAAAGTTGCTGGCGGGCATCGCCCGGCGCCGTGACGAGATGAGTGGCGATCCGGCCTTCGCGCTCGAAACGAGCGATCACGGAATCGCCTGGACGTTCTACGCCACCACCGATGGGTCGCACATTCGGCGCGAATCGCTGTCGGTCGGTAATCCCGGAAAACCGCCCGGATCGGCTGCCATCCATCACGATGGCAAGGGCTACGGCTACAGTTTCTTTGCCTCCCTCTACGGGCAAGCAGTGGCACACGATTTTCTTGCCGCTAAACGCGTCGCATCGATTCGCGATCGAAGCAACGGCGCGGTAGCCGAATTTTACCGAGGCAAGCGATACGGATATTCGATCAACGGCGGCATTGTCGTCGAGACGATCTCCGCGTTCGGAGTCGATCTCGCGCAAGCGCAGCTCTGCGCCAAATCGCCCGAGCAGTGTAGCGAATAGCCTCGGCCGCCACCAGCCAAGAAAAGGTGCGTAACCGCGCCACGATGGAACACAGCAGCGTGGGTGGCATTTCATCGAGTGCCGGCGTCGAACGAATCCTACTCGACGACTTTGCGGAAATTTTGTGGGTCGGCTCGTTCGATGGAAACGTGCACCGCTTCAACCGGCAATGGTTTGCGTATACTGGCCAACGCCTCGAAGACGGCCTCGATGCCGGCGAGCGGCTCCGGCTCGCCGTCCATCCGCGCGACGCCGAGACCGCGATCCAAGCCTGGACGCAAGGAATCGAACGCGGCGAACCGTTCTGGCTCGAGTTGCGGCTCCGCCGATTCGACGGTGATAACCGCTGGTTTCGCGCCAGCGTTTCGCCGCTTCGCTCGGGCAACGCAAACGGCAGCGAATGGCTGGCGGTGTGCACGGACGTCGACGACCACAAACGGCAAGGTGAGCGATTCGCGTTTCTTGCGCGGTCGAGCGAAGCGCTGTCCGAGTCGCTGGATCTGCAGACGACGCTGGAACGCATGCTGGCGATCGTCGTCCCGGAATTGGCCGACTGGGCCGCGATCGACTTATTCGACGAAACCGGCCGGCTGAAAACCGTCGCGGCAATCCATGCCTACCCGGAGAAGGCCGCGCTCGTGCAGCGGATCGTGGGCCGTTACAATCACGATCTCCAAGCCGAACCGCTGATAGAAGCCGAATTGCGGAAAAATCAGGCGATCGTTATCCCCAACATTCCTGACGAGTCGATCGAACGGTCGGCCTCGCACGATTTGATCGACGTCATTCGTGCACTCGCGCCGCACTCGACCGTCACGGTGCCGTTGAAATCGCGCGGCGGCACGATCGGTTCGCTGGTCGCTTTTTGGGCCGAGACGCCCCGCCGCTATTCTCACGACGATGTTCCATTGTTCAAAGAGCTGACGCGCCGGGCTGCCGTTGCGATCGAGAACGCGCGCTTATACGAGCGCGAGCGCGAGATCGCGACCGAATTCCAACGAGCCGCCTTGCCGAGCTCGCTTCCGAGCGTCCCCGGAATTCGTTTCGACGGAATCTACGTCCCGGCCAGCGATCGCGCGCTGCTGGGTGGCGACTGGTACGACGCGCTGCGTCTGAGCGACGGCCGAATCGTCGTTTCGATCGGCGACGTTGCAGGAAGCGGACTCAGCGCCGCGGTTATCATGGCGTCGATGCGGCAAGTCATTCGCGGCGTCGCGCAAGTCTATGCCGATCCGGTCGCGATGCTCGATGCGGCCGACCGTACGCTGAAAACCGAACATCCCAACATGTTTGTCACCGCGTTCGTCGGCGTGTTCGATCCGATTACGCGAACGCTCACCTACGCATCGGCCGGACATCCTCCGCCGCTCTTGCGCGATTCCGATGGCGGCGTGCGGGCGTTAAGTGGCGGTTCGCCGCCGATCGGTCTGCGTATGCGCGGCGACGAAGCGATGAGCATAACCCTTCCGGAAGATTGTCTGTTGGTGTTTTATACCGATGGCGTGATCGAGGTCGAGCGCGATGTGATCGCCGGCCAAGAACGCCTGCAGGCCGCGGTTGCGGCTGCAGACATCCCGTCGATGCCAAACTGTGCAGAAGCGCTGTATAAGCGCCTTCTAGAACGCGGCAGCAGCGACGACGTCGTCATTCTAACGTTACGTCTCGTGTCGCCGGGGCCGGCCGAACCGGCCTCGACACGACCCTCGATACGCTGGACGTTCGATACGAGCGATGCAGAAACGGCGCACCGTGCGCGGCACGCGTTCGTGCAGGCGTTGCGGGACGGCGGCATGTCCGAGGACGACACCGGCACGGCCGAGTTGATTTTCGGCGAACTGTTAGGCAACGTCGTCCGATACGCTCCAGGCCCGATCGACATCACCTTCGATTGGAACGACGAGATGCCGGTGTTGCACGTTCTCGATCGCGGTCCGGGCTTCACGCTCGTCCCGCGGCTTCCGACCGATCTGCTCAGCGAACGGGGACGTGGACTGTATATCGTTTGGAGTTTAGCCGAAGACTTCAACGTCACCGAGCGCTTCGACGGTGGGTCGCACGCGCGCGCCGTTCTCGGCCCTCGTTAGACGCGCTCAGGCGTCGGGCCAGGTCTCGGCGAGGAGCGCCGCGGCTCGCTCCGCGGCCGAAGCGTATTCGTCGTCCAGCGCGGATTCGAGCGGCTCGGTGCCGCTCCAAAACGGAAAACGCCCGGCACGCCGCAGCGGCCATGCATCTACCGACGGAACGTCGATCGGCGGACGAGATTGGGGAAGTGGCGCCGCATCCGGTGCGACCGATACCAAGCCGAACTCGCGCGCGCTGAGCGCTTGTACCACGCCCTCGCGATCCAGACCGCGTAACGCGAACAGCAAGAACGGATCGCGGTCGAACTCTTCGGCCAACAAATAGTAGACCGCCGCGACATGCTTGCACGGATTCGACCAATCCGGACACGTGCACGACGTTCGCAGATCCATCGCGGTGCGCGGAAAGAGCGCGCAGTGGACGGCAGTAAACGCTTCCTCGATGTCCTGCGGCATCGTACCGCTCAACAACGCGGCCGCAAATCGCGGCGTCTTAGCGATGCGATCGGTCACGTGCTGCCATTGACCGGGCGAGAGCGGCTGCATCGCGATCGTCACAGCATATGGCTCGGCACGCGTGCCGCTCACCGACGCGCGCACGCCGCGTTCGTCGACCTCAACGGCCGCAACGTTGCCGTTTCGGGCATACGCGCGCCCGCGGCGCAGACGCGCACCCAAACCGAGCGACTCGAGCACCGCAATCCATCGACGGCTCCACCATCGCTGCGCGAACGCACCGCGGCGCGACTGCGCGCGAACGCCGCCGGCTCTCGGCATGCTAACCCTCCACCGCTTCGGGCGCCAAGGCGACCAAATCGCGAAGCTCGCGGTCCGATAGTTCGGTCAGCCATTGCTCGCCCGTTCCGACCACGCTTTCGGCTACCGCAGCCTTTCGACCGATTAAATCGTCGATGCGTTCTTCGAGCGTGCCGGCGCAGACCAGTTTATGCACCTGTACATTCTTCGTTTGTCCGATACGAAACGCTCGATCCGTCGCTTGATTTTCGACCGCCGGATTCCACCATCGGTCGTAGTGAAAGACGTGGCTCGCCCGCGTTAGATTCAGTCCACTTCCACCGGCCTTGAGCGACAACACGAACAATGACGGGCCGTGCTCTTCTTGAAAACGATTGACCATCTCGTCGCGCGCGGCTTTTGGAACTGCACCGTGCAAGAAGAGCACCTCGCGCCCGAACCGCTCCGAGAGCCGGCGTACCAGCAGCTTGCCCATCTCGGCGAACTGCGTGAAGATCAACGCGCGATCGCCGACGTCGAGCACTTCTTCCAGCATCTCTTCGAGGCGCGCGAGTTTACCCGATCGCTCGGCCGGCGCCGAACGGTCTTTGGCGAATTGTGCCGGGTGGTTGCAAATCTGTTTGAGCTTCGAAAGGAGCGCCAAGATCGCGCCTCGCCGGGCCATGCCATGTGACTCATCGATGCCGGTTTCGAGATCGCGCAGCACGGCCGCATACAGCGTGCCCTGTTCGGGCGTAAGCGTACAATACTCGATCGACTCGCTCTTTTCGGGCAGATCGGGGACGATCGCCGGATCGCGCTTGCTCCGCCGCAATACGAACGGCCCGCTCAGCCGCTGCAGATGTTTGGCCGCATCCGAATCACGCAACGCCTGAATTGGAATAACGAAATCTCGCCGGAAGGCCGTTTGCGATCCCAATAGACCGGGATTGCAATACTCCATGATCGACCACAAGTCGCCAACGTGATTTTCGACCGGCGTTCCGGTCAAAGCGACGCGATATCCGGCTCGCAACGAACGCGCCGTGCGCGCTTGTTTGCTATCGGGGTTTTTGACGTTTTGCGCTTCATCGAGAACGACACCGTGCCAACGCAACGCCGCAAACGTTTCGGCATCGCGGTTCAGCAACGCATAACTCGTGATGACCACATCGTGCGCCCGAATCGCACGAGCGAACTCGCGGCCACGCAAGCGGGCGGCGCCGTGGTGCACGTAGGCCGACAGATCCGGTGTGAAGCGTTGCATCTCGCGCACCCAATTTTCGATCACCGACGTCGGACACATCAGGAGCACGGGACGATGGGCGTCGACGCGTTCGCGATCGTACTGTATTAGCGCCAGCATTTGCACCGTCTTGCCGAGCCCCATGTCGTCGGCCAGGCATGCACCGAAACCGGCCGCGGTCAGAAACTGCAGCCATGCGTAGCCACGCAATTGATAGGGCCGTAGCTGCGCGCGCAAGCCGGCGGGCGGTGCCAGTTCGCCAAGGCGTCCGCCGCTTTCTAACCCGTCGAGCAACGCCGTGACGTCGCTGCCGCATTCCACCGGCGAAGAACCGTCGAGCTGCAAGCGGACCACCTCGGCCAACGTCAGCGTCGAAGCGCCTTCGCGCAATCGAGCGAGAACGGTTCGCACGTCGCCCGGCTCCACGTGCACCCACTGGCCGCGCACGCGCACTAAGGGAACCTTGAGCCGAGCGAGTCGTTCCAACTCGGCTTGCGACAAGCGGTGATCGCCGAGAACGACGTTCCAGTCGACGTCGAGCAGCGTATCGGCACGTAAACCGGCCGACGTAGACGGCGGTTTGACGGTCGCCTTTGCGACGATGCGGCCGGCGGTGTGTTTACCGAGCCACCACGACGGCACGATGACGCCGATGCCGGCTTGTTCGAGTAGCCATGCCGATTCCGAAAGAAACGCGTACGCGCCCGCCGCGTCCGTTTCGAACCAATGCGGCACGGAGTCGACGCCGCGTAACGAGGCATCGACGGCGGGTGAAATTTGCGCGGCGCGACCCAATGCCGCTAGAAACGCACGGCGCGAAGCCGCCGATGCAGCAGCCGCGGCGGCGTCGAGCAACAGCGTCGGATCGGGACGGCTCTGCAACAAATAGACGACGCGCCACACGTCGTCGTCACCCTGCGGTTCTTCCAATCGTAAACACAAACGGTAATCGGTTGCGTCGTCGTCGAGAACCGGCCGGCGCCAAGAGGCAATCTGTGCGGCGAGACCGCGCAGTTCGGCCGGAGTAGCCGCCACCACCCCGTCCGTCGATCGCAATCCCTCGAGCCATCGGTCGTGGATCGAGGTTCCGGCGGCGGATCGTGGCTCGGCCGCGGCATCGCGCACCAGCGCGTCGACCGCGACTGCAAGAAAGCGTTCTAACGACGGAGACGATGCCGGCGACGTCGCCCCCAATGCGGCGGCCAGCTTGCGTTCGCGATCGCCGAGCATCGGGTCCCAAACCGCACGATAGCGCTTCTGGTCGGCTTCATACGAGAGACCGGGCAAGAACCGTTGCGACGCCACGATCTCGGCCGCCAATCGTAATGCATCGCACCAAAACGTGACATCGGCGCCGAGCGCAACATCGGGCGTTGCCATCTCGCGGCCGGCTAGTCGACGCAACAGCGCGACCGCGTCGCGACCGTCGAGCGCGAGCCCTTCGCGCGCGACCCCGCCGGTCGAGGCCGAACCGGCCGCGGCATCGGTCCAGCTCTGCGTGCGGACGTCGCCGCCCAGCCCAGAAAGGCGATCGCGCAGCGCCGACGGACGCGTGAACGGTTCGCTCCATAGAAACAATGCGTTTCCGGCCATTGCGGCATGCAGCGTCACGCGCTCGATACGGCTCGGACGACGGCGCGTCCGCGACGGCTTCGGTGGTGCTAAGGTGCTCAAGGCGAGTGCTAAGATACCCTCATCGCCGGCAATGGTTCCAAACCGTCCGGCGAAAAGACGGCTTTCGATGCAACTCGTGCTACCAGCCGAACCATATCTCGCCAGCTACGTAGACGCGCTTCGGCGCGGCTGGTCGCGGGATAACTTGCGTCCCGAAGCTTACCAAGAAGAACTTGCGGCCATCGAACGCGACGCACCCGCGTTCCTGGCTTCCCTGGACGATCCAGACGGGCGCGGCGAACCGATCGATCTTCCGGACGGTACGCGGGTGCCTCGGCTTCCGGGGTTCCAGCGCTGGATGTGGGACGGGGATTTTTGCGGCAGCATCGGCTTTCGATGGTCGCCCGGCTCGGCTGCACTTCCTGAAACGTGTTTAGGGCATATTGGATACGGCGTCGTGCCGTGGAAACGTGGTCGCGGTTACGCGACCAAAGCATTACGCCAACTCATACCCCACGCTCGGGCGATTGGCTTGCCGTACGTCGAGTTGACGACACGGCCAGACAACATCGCATCGCAACGCGTCATCCTCGCCAACGGCGGCGTGCTGATCGAACGCTTTGAAGCACCGCGCCATCACGACGAAGGCGCGGTGCTCCGGTTTCGAATCCCGTTAACGACGAATGGCTAAAAGGCCGAAACGCCGTTGGGCGTGCCCCATCCGGTCGGGCCGTCGTATCCGGGTCCTGCATTGCAGATATACGGATTCGCTTTGCAGTCACCGTTGCTGCCCGATGTGATGTCGTAAAAACCCGACGACCCGCCGTTCGCCCACAAGCCGGCTGCATAGTTTTGTTTGGAAGCATTTCCGGCTAACGCAAAGACTGCCGCAATGGTCGGTGACGACGCGCTGGTTCCACCCGTCGTGCCCCATCCACCCGACGGATACGTATCGTAAAATGCGAGACCCGGATAGGGAGAGGCGACCGACGACACGTCGGACTCAGAGCGAAACGCACAGCCCTTATCCGTTTGCCAGGTCGGTTTGGCAACCAGTCGCGCACAAGCACTGCCGGCGCCGTTCCACGCCGTCTCGGTCCAACCGCGGCCGCTGCCACCCTTAATCAACGACGTTCCGCCGACGCACACGACCGTGGCGTAATCGCACGGTGACGAAGCGTCATGCCCATAGTCACCCGAACTCGCGGTGATGACGGTTCCTGGGTGATCGTAATGCGAGTTCGACGAGCCGCCACCCGAACCGCCGTACGAGTTGGAAACGACGTTAGCGCCCAACAGCACCGCGCGATCGACCGATTTAGCCAAGCTGATCAGTCGATTGGAGGAGGCCTCGACGACGATAATTTTGCATTTGGGACAAACGGCCGACACCATATCGAGGTCGAGCGACATCTCACCCGCCCATCCCGGATCGGGACGCGGGAATTTGGTGGTCGATCCGCTTTGGCTGACTTTCTTGAAACAGCCGTTTTTCGTGGTGCACGCCGGCAATTTAAAGTACGAACGATACACTGCGAGATCGCTTTCGGCATTGGGATTGTCGTAGGCGTCGACGATCCCGACCGTCTGGCCCTTGCCGTTTTGCGACGATGGCAGATTATAGGCGGCTTGCAAATCCGCCGGCCCATATCCGCTGATCGACGGATGCTCGCCCTGCGTGCGCGGAACGTCGGTGCGGATCCACATATAGCAGGTCGCATACCCCGGCTGCACCGTCTGCGGACAGCCCGGTCGCGTATGTCCTGTATCGATGGCGGCGAGTTGCGCTGGATTCGAAAAAGTGGTGGGCAGCGCCGAGTTCGTCGTGCCGCTCGAACAAGCGGTGACGGCTGCGACGCTTACGATCGTGAGCGCACGAGCGAAGTAACGATTCAAAGCGATCTCCCTCAAAGAGTGACGACTGCGGCTGTTACACGAGATAGACAGCAGCGCCTACTTGTAGTAAGTGCCGCAGGTAGGACGATAACAGAAAATAATAG of Candidatus Tumulicola sp. contains these proteins:
- a CDS encoding adenylate/guanylate cyclase domain-containing protein → MTESVTVTFLFSDIEGSSRMWELDLAGMDASLELHDRVLKAAVEKWHGRTFKTMGDAFCCAFEDAADAVHAAVEAQLELARQSWPESIGPIRVRIGLNTGAAIRSETDFVGPALNRTARVMSSGHGGQILASSATVAVIGAPPDGIVFRDLGVKRLKDLEYPERVFQVVAAGLSVSFPPLRTLDEHPNNLPTQLSSFVGRRAELERLRTAFTQSRVVTVAGPGGIGKTRLAVQFGSENVHRFPGGVFLIELASVTNAALLQHVVVAALGLRENAAEAPIDTIARFIGEQSVLLIVDNSEHLLNDVAAMVKALALRCNALMVLVTSREPLHLTGERVERLAALSLPDRIDASELETSDGCKLFLERARASGGAVAGAPGDVEAIVSICRRLDGIPLAIEIAASRTATIPLRRLAERLDAHLLVNRDPTVVERHRTLAKAIDWSFELLNDDEKRAFLAMSVFRGGCTVAALAYVLDADADDTLESLLDKSLLHETPGGDGEPRYRFSDPTREYAAGHCDTQFEAGHLEQRHCDYFSNVAGDAGGVADDRFARIAADIDNVRAALDWSLRPSAPQSGASAFILAMTSYWRARSWFTEARLWLERARKVSTRGSPELTRQAAAFAAMQDDYNTATSLAEEALVAYKNANDELGVGKVQHTLGEIAHRQGRWEDAEHLYGEALVHLRTARHLLGTTTCLINLGLLAREREDLQSAHSLLNEAAEFAAELHSPNVSAQLLIEQGWLALSEHRTEDGRRLFQEALEEKLTQRDLHGICQARLGVATAALLDSDAANAMAEFETALREAHRLEARSFVSDSLYGLAGANALQNQVKASAACYRLARDFSVKMKIGNRRGLAQKLVETYLAADLGNGQFSGAAALCASFRYTDPEGAISRMRSLRDYL
- a CDS encoding SpoIIE family protein phosphatase codes for the protein MEHSSVGGISSSAGVERILLDDFAEILWVGSFDGNVHRFNRQWFAYTGQRLEDGLDAGERLRLAVHPRDAETAIQAWTQGIERGEPFWLELRLRRFDGDNRWFRASVSPLRSGNANGSEWLAVCTDVDDHKRQGERFAFLARSSEALSESLDLQTTLERMLAIVVPELADWAAIDLFDETGRLKTVAAIHAYPEKAALVQRIVGRYNHDLQAEPLIEAELRKNQAIVIPNIPDESIERSASHDLIDVIRALAPHSTVTVPLKSRGGTIGSLVAFWAETPRRYSHDDVPLFKELTRRAAVAIENARLYEREREIATEFQRAALPSSLPSVPGIRFDGIYVPASDRALLGGDWYDALRLSDGRIVVSIGDVAGSGLSAAVIMASMRQVIRGVAQVYADPVAMLDAADRTLKTEHPNMFVTAFVGVFDPITRTLTYASAGHPPPLLRDSDGGVRALSGGSPPIGLRMRGDEAMSITLPEDCLLVFYTDGVIEVERDVIAGQERLQAAVAAADIPSMPNCAEALYKRLLERGSSDDVVILTLRLVSPGPAEPASTRPSIRWTFDTSDAETAHRARHAFVQALRDGGMSEDDTGTAELIFGELLGNVVRYAPGPIDITFDWNDEMPVLHVLDRGPGFTLVPRLPTDLLSERGRGLYIVWSLAEDFNVTERFDGGSHARAVLGPR
- a CDS encoding DEAD/DEAH box helicase — protein: MSTLAPPKPSRTRRRPSRIERVTLHAAMAGNALFLWSEPFTRPSALRDRLSGLGGDVRTQSWTDAAAGSASTGGVAREGLALDGRDAVALLRRLAGREMATPDVALGADVTFWCDALRLAAEIVASQRFLPGLSYEADQKRYRAVWDPMLGDRERKLAAALGATSPASSPSLERFLAVAVDALVRDAAAEPRSAAGTSIHDRWLEGLRSTDGVVAATPAELRGLAAQIASWRRPVLDDDATDYRLCLRLEEPQGDDDVWRVVYLLQSRPDPTLLLDAAAAAASAASRRAFLAALGRAAQISPAVDASLRGVDSVPHWFETDAAGAYAFLSESAWLLEQAGIGVIVPSWWLGKHTAGRIVAKATVKPPSTSAGLRADTLLDVDWNVVLGDHRLSQAELERLARLKVPLVRVRGQWVHVEPGDVRTVLARLREGASTLTLAEVVRLQLDGSSPVECGSDVTALLDGLESGGRLGELAPPAGLRAQLRPYQLRGYAWLQFLTAAGFGACLADDMGLGKTVQMLALIQYDRERVDAHRPVLLMCPTSVIENWVREMQRFTPDLSAYVHHGAARLRGREFARAIRAHDVVITSYALLNRDAETFAALRWHGVVLDEAQNVKNPDSKQARTARSLRAGYRVALTGTPVENHVGDLWSIMEYCNPGLLGSQTAFRRDFVIPIQALRDSDAAKHLQRLSGPFVLRRSKRDPAIVPDLPEKSESIEYCTLTPEQGTLYAAVLRDLETGIDESHGMARRGAILALLSKLKQICNHPAQFAKDRSAPAERSGKLARLEEMLEEVLDVGDRALIFTQFAEMGKLLVRRLSERFGREVLFLHGAVPKAARDEMVNRFQEEHGPSLFVLSLKAGGSGLNLTRASHVFHYDRWWNPAVENQATDRAFRIGQTKNVQVHKLVCAGTLEERIDDLIGRKAAVAESVVGTGEQWLTELSDRELRDLVALAPEAVEG
- a CDS encoding SWIM zinc finger family protein, which gives rise to MPRAGGVRAQSRRGAFAQRWWSRRWIAVLESLGLGARLRRGRAYARNGNVAAVEVDERGVRASVSGTRAEPYAVTIAMQPLSPGQWQHVTDRIAKTPRFAAALLSGTMPQDIEEAFTAVHCALFPRTAMDLRTSCTCPDWSNPCKHVAAVYYLLAEEFDRDPFLLFALRGLDREGVVQALSAREFGLVSVAPDAAPLPQSRPPIDVPSVDAWPLRRAGRFPFWSGTEPLESALDDEYASAAERAAALLAETWPDA
- a CDS encoding GNAT family N-acetyltransferase — translated: MQLVLPAEPYLASYVDALRRGWSRDNLRPEAYQEELAAIERDAPAFLASLDDPDGRGEPIDLPDGTRVPRLPGFQRWMWDGDFCGSIGFRWSPGSAALPETCLGHIGYGVVPWKRGRGYATKALRQLIPHARAIGLPYVELTTRPDNIASQRVILANGGVLIERFEAPRHHDEGAVLRFRIPLTTNG
- a CDS encoding LuxR C-terminal-related transcriptional regulator, giving the protein MKNAINKPPARVAWMRMMNDAFESGRDSEAVETFDAHVRRGQVPPNVAIVRAQIALRTPGQSQKALPLLKSMQAASNGSDYVWQQMLLGEAHAVSGDYVAADDRLQRAMQTATHKGDAELIAAVGSRIGGRFVLQSDPQRAREGLALAKAGRSTESKLAAQLLESRILESESRTHEQARVLIRLLASIDPRSEKHMVPRVAATYSLAVCSRESHIPDAVRSIERQLSGTPWPEDLSGRRFMAARSLAWTSALDGDYFNAFRYLRERADDAPNDAWRTVAYCDRAYLARARNELTWFAQELFEAQRIAESVDWDAFDDESTLALLLLAELTAPMDAARAAKYLNRFQRIKDDPSRVPFYHRERRFHALLDYVSGVVDLHHGERKRAASHFEGARAVYRTIAFEWRAARCDLRLFDATRKTAFLQEAHQWLGNYPKSWLAEEWRDRFTSSRRGSGLTPMRDRTFRLLCEGKSNLEIAQELDLSVATVANHAKAVLKFFGVSSRHALLAEARRRRLT